The Bacteroidales bacterium DNA segment TTAAAAACTCAGTATATTTTTTTCCGTATTTATCGTTTATTATCTGTGATAAATAAAACCTGTTTGTAGATAATCGTTTTGCAAGTTTTTCAAGTGTTAAGTCATGTTTTATGAAAATCTTTTTATTATCAAATAATTTTTCAAGTTTTTTAATTATCTTTTCTTTATCATCATCAGAAACAGATATTTTAGAATCAATGTCGAAAGGACTTGTTTGTATTTGTCCTTTAATTTTTTTTACTTCTTCTTCTTTATCTAATAAATCTAAATTTTTCTTTACAAGATATTTATAAGCATTATTCTTTTTTTTGTATTGTATCAGTACTATAATAACAGAGATTACAGTAAAAATAAATGCAACCAAATAAATATTAAGTATTTTTTGTTGTTGTGATATTTCAGATTGTTTTAAATTGTTTTCGTATAATAATGTCAGATTTTCCTTTTCTAATTTTTCATTTTCAAATTTTTCTTCAATTTGAGCAATTTTTTGAGTTTTTTCAATATTAAATAAACTGTCTTTAAGTTCTGATGCTTTCATATATGTATCGTAAGCATCTCTATATTTACCCGTTGACCTGTAAATAACAGCAAGTTGTTCAATTGATGTTCGTTTTTTATTAAGTTCGTTTACTTCAGTAAAAATATTAATACTGTTTATGCAATGCTTTTCTGCAATAAGGAATTTTTTATGTTTTGTTTCAATTTGAGAAATTTTATAATAAATATCTGCAATACAATTTTTATCTCCTATTTGCTCACATATCTTAAGCGATTTTTCATAATATTCCATTGCCGTTTTATATTGTCCGAGTAAAAAATATACTGTTCCTATACTGTTATAATTTGCCGATATTCCGTTTAAATCTTTGTTTTCTTTATCTAATTCAACAGCTTTATTATAATTTTGTAATGCTTCATCATATTTTTTTTGTTTGTAATAAATTTCAGCAATATTAGTAAGACAAATACTTTGGCCTCTTGTTTCGTTAAGTTTTATAAAAATATCAAATGCTGTATTCATATAATTTAAAGCTTTTTTATATTCTTTAAGTTCTATATATGTACAAGCTATATTCAAATTACAACGTGCAATATCTCTCGGGCTTTTTATTTCATTAAAAATTTTTATAGCTCTCAAGCTGTTTTCAACAGCTTTTTCGTAATACCCCATATTTGTATTAACCATAGATATATTATTAAAATACAGAGCCTTTTGTCGAATAAAATTATTTTTTTCGGCAATTTTATAAGCTTTAGAATAATATTTTAATGCTTGTTGATTTTCGCCTATAAAAAAAGCCATAATTGCAAGATTATTATATGATTCCATAATTCCTTCCCGGTCATCAATTTCTATACAGCGTTCTAATGAAATATTCAGTAAACTGTCGGCAAGAGGATAATCATTTAAAAAAACAGCTATTATGCCTTTTAATCTGTATGCATCCGCAATTCCCTTTTTATAATGAATTTGTAAAGATTTTTTTAATGCCAAATCGGAATACAGCAGTGCTGTATCAAGATTGTAATGTTTAAATTCATATGCTAATTTAACTTGAGAATTAATTAAACTTGTATCGTGCTTTGAATTATTAATTCTTATTTTAAGGCTGTCAACAATCCTTTGGTTTTGCGAAAAAACCGTATTTGTAATAAATATTATTAAGACAATAATTATATTTTTGATTTTCATCCGAAAAAAGTTATATCAAAATTTAATTCAAAATTATAAAAAAATAATGATGAAAAAAAGGTTTACATATATACAACGTGAGTATTTTGTTAAACAGCAAAAAAGGTTGGCAAAAAGTCTTTATTGTATATAAATAAAGGGGATATTAGAAAAAATTTTAATTATTTTTTTTTATAAAATTACCTAAAATCCGCAAGTCAAGGCTTCACTCTTTAATAATCAGACATTTAAGATAAAAATATTAGTGCAAGTGAAGCCTTGACTATCAACTTTTTAAATATTTTATTGCGAATTTATGGAATTATAAAAAAGGCTGTCTTTGCAGCCTCTTTTTTTACATCTTAACAATTTTTAAAACTTCTGTCTCACCTGCTTTTTCAGACTTTACAATGTAAATTCCCGGTCTTAAAAAACTCAAATCAATCTTATCATTACTTTCCGGAATTAATTCATAAACGATATTTCCTTGTATATCAAAAATTTGAATTAAATTATAAGTTTCAAGTTTATCAATTGTAATAAAATCTTCAACTATACTCGGTTTTATTAATAAGTTATCGTAAGATTGCATAACTTCATCTGTATAATCGCTTCTTACGGCATCGCCTTGCGACTTAGTTTCGGAAACAGCAACAGGTGTTACTTCAAACATAATATACTTCCCGACTTCAGCAGAAGTTAAGGTATATGTTGTATCTTCAGCTCCGGAAATAAGTTCAGTTCCTGCTCCGTTTGCTGCTTCTGCTGTGTACCACTGAAAGATAGATTCCCCTTCCGGATCATCATCTTTATCTGTAAAAATATAACTTGCATGAAGTGTTTCACCAACTGACAATTCACCGGTAATAACAACATTACTTGCAACAGGAGCTGTTTGAATTCCGGGTATATCAGGTAAATCTAATCTTACAGATGTCAATATTTTATACTCCCCCGGAGCTAATGTAAAACTTGAAGCACTGCTGTATTCTTCTTGAGTATAATAATCGAACCAAGTACTTGAAGAAGATAAGTTCGGAATACCGTAATGTTCCTCAACATCAAAGTTTCCGTATATTACCACATCCATAGTCGTATGAAACAGATTTATTTGCTTTAAATCATCGTCCAAATCAAGTTCATAATCATCAGTGGCAAAAGTTTCATGTTCTTTCTTTAAATTAATAAAAACACTGAAAAATTTATACAGATCATTTCGATTTTCTTCATCATAATAATTCCATAATATCGGTTTCTCACATACTCTGCACGGATCATCAATGCTTACATCATATCCGAGTTCTTCAAATTGCCAAATCATTTTCGGTCCGGGAATCGTAAAAAAGAATGCACCTGCAAGTTCTGCTCTTTTTAAGGCAGTTACAGTATCTCTTGTATTATAAGTTCCGGAAGAATTACCGTAATTTAAATTTCTGTACATCATACGCTCTTCATCGTGACTTTCCATATAACTGACCAAATTAGGATTATTCCATTCTCTTTCTTGATACGATGCCCAAGAAAAATCCCATCCGCTCCCCCATCCCATGGATGCTTGTGCATAACTATAGGTAACATTTCCCCAAATCATCATATTGTAATCAGATAATTCATTTTCTTCGGAGTTATCAGCAAAATGTTCTAAAATTACATAAGCTTTCGGACTTGCTGCCCAAACAGTATCAGCAATATCTTTCAAAATTGCAATTCGTGAAGCATCATATGCCGTACCTTCACCCGGAGTATTGGTAAAACCTTTTGTAAAATCAAAACGAAATCCGTCGAATTTATATTCATTCAACCAATATTTTACTACTCTTGATACAAATATTTTTGTATCGGCACTTTCGTGATCAAAATCATAACCCCAAGAATATGAAGTGTTTGGAGATGTTTCATTATACCAAGGATTTTCAGGAGTAGGTTGCCCCCAACTTCCTGCATTAGGATCAAAATATAACTGAACCAAAGGACTTTGCCCGTATGAATGGTTTAAAACAATATCCATAATAACAGCTATATCATTTTGATGACATATATCAATGAATTCTTTCAATTTATCTTTTGTACCGTAATATTTATCCGGAGCAAAATAAAATGAAGAATTATATCCCCAACTGCTGTTTCCTTCAAACTCATTAACAGGCATTAATTCCACCGCATTAATTCCAAGGTCTTTCAAATAACTTATTGTATCAATTAATGTTTGATAATCATGAGCAGCAACGAAATCTCTAATTAAAAGTTCATAGATTATTAAATCTTCATTATCAGGCCTTACAAAATCATCATCTGCCCAAGTATATGGTGTTTGTGCCGTTTGAAAAACAGATGCAATACCGGATGTTTTATCGCTCGGATAATCAATTAAATTCGGATAAGTAGTATTACTGATGTAAGAATCATTCCACGGATCGGATAATTTGTCTGCGTATGGATCAGCAATTATTATTGTTCCGTCAACAATATATTGATATATATATTCAACACCGGATGTAAGTCCTGTAAGTGTAACCCAATATCTGTTACCGTCAGTTGTTTGTTTCATTTGGTTTGATAAAGACAAGTCCCAATCATCAAAACTTCCTTTAACAAAAGAAAATTCTTTAAAAGGTGCATACAAAACAAGCGTTACAGTATTATCATCAATATAATTAATCCCGTCAACTAAATCCGAAGAAGGTAAATCTTCAATCACATTATCACCTCTTACAAAAAAGAAAGTTTCTTTTTCAATTGTATCAGTACCGTCAGTTGCTGAAATCTTTACAGTATTTATTCCGGGATTAACGGCATTATAATCATAATCCAGTTCACTGCCGGTTTGTGTCGTAATTTCAATATCATTAACAAACAAAGTCATTTCATTTGCAAAAAGAGCAACAGCATTAATATTAACTATTCCGGGAGAATATATTGCCGTAGAGTCAGGTGAAATTATACTAATGTCTTCTCCGGAAAAAACATCAACAAAAATATCCGCAGATTGCATACTTCCGTCTGCACTTCTGAATACGAAACACATTTCGGTAACAATTTCTCCTCCTGAAACACTGTAATAATCATTAATTGACGGAGATATTTCCAATTCATATAAATCAGTCCCGATTCTGTTCAATTTTGCTTCCGGAATATTTTCATTCCATCCTGCAATTACATTTTGCCATTGCCCCTGCCCTTCAATTGTTACGCCTGTATGCGCATACAAATCTCCGGTATAACCGATTAAATTACAATCGCATAATGATGCATCAAAAGTTACGATTACACTTTCACTCGAAATCGGAAATTCCGGATCTGTTGTTACTACTTGTGCATTTAAAGAAAGAATAAACAGAACTGAAAATAATGTTAAGATATATTTCATTTTATTATTTTGATTATTTTATATTTTTTTTTATTTATGGTTGTGCAGGTCTGACTAATAAATATGCACTGTTAAATTTAAGGCTGCCACCTCCGTCTGATGATTTTTTTCCGTTTAAATGTATTTCCCAAGCATTAGTTCCCGCACTCCAAGTTTTCCATTCGCTTGTTACAACAGCTCTGTACGGTGTACCGTTGGTTTGTCCCCAAGTCCAAGAATCGGAGTTTGAAACAGGAATTACACTAACAACAGAAGAACCATTCCAATATTGTGCTTTGAGTTGAAATTCATTTCCGTTACCGTTAGCTTCTGTCAGTCTTATTACAAGTTTAACTTCAATATTCCCGTTTGATTCATATACAGAAGGTTCTATGCCTGAATCACAATTTGATAAATCTTGTAAAGTGGTATTTGTAACATCATATACACTTCCTGATTGCCACAGAGGTATTACAGAAAAATAATTTCTTGCTGTTGCATCACCGGCAACTGAAAGTTCCATATTCGGAGAGACAGTTCCTATACCGACGCTGTCACTTGTGTTAGTCAAATATGTATTTGTACCTTGCCTTGTCCAAAGATTATTTGCTTCATTACCGATATAAAGCCATGAAGAACCATTATAATAATAAAAACCTTCGGTATTATCAGTTTGATAAACCATTAATCCTTGTACCGGAGAAGCAATGCTAGTTCTTTCTGTTTCAAGCATTCTGGGAATCAGCATCCCTCTTGATGTTGAAGTAATATCCAACATTGATGACCCGTCAGGGACTGCCCCGTCTGTATTTATTGCAACTTGAGAATAAGCTGTAACAGTTATAAAAGTAATGAAGATAAAACTAATAAAATATGAATAATAAAATTTCATGCTCCTGATATTTTAGTTATTTTTAATAATTACTTTTTTATAAATAAGCTCTTCTCCTATATCAAATCGAAGAATATATAGTCCGCTCTTAATTTCAGAAATATTAATTGAATTTTGACCGGATTTTGTTTGAACCTTTTTTATCATCTTACCGGAAATATCAAATATACAAATATTATTTATATCTTTAATTTTGAAATATAATTTATCTTTTGCCGGATTAGGATAAATAAAGATTTCTTCAGAACTGACAGTTTCTATATTTGATTCGCCTAATATAATATTAATTATATGATCTTGATTCGGCATTTGCACGGTAGCAGATTGCGAATAATATCCGGTTTTAGAAACAGTATAAGTTAATTCGATATCTGTACCGAAAATAAAACCGACATTTCCTGAACCGGCAGTATAATTTGAACTATAATTGTGTATTTCAACAAGTGCATCATTTAAATTTTCATTATTCGTATTTTTTACATTAAATGTTAAGTTTGCATAGGGTTTTCCCAAATCTGTGTCTGTAAATACATAAAAATCACCCGGTTCATAATATATTGAATGACCGCCGGCATCAGTTACATTTATTTCTTCTCCTGTAAAATAATTATACCAAGTTCCGGTATGTTGGAAATTAGGAGTCATATTGAACGAAGATGCAGCAAAGTTACCTGTAATTGAGACATTTAAAGAAGCGTGACTAATCCACATCTTTTTTCCGAGACCGCTTTGATCCTGCCCGAAAGTTCCGTTCCTGAATGCTTCATTTTCAGTTTTCAGTTTTGCCATTCCGGCATAAGTCCAATATAATTTTTGTCTTCTTTGATCTTGCATATATTCCCAATGAATTGGTTTAGCAGATGTTCGACAATCATTACTGTAGGTTCCGTCTGAACAAAGTTCTATACTTTCATCGTAACCTGTTTCACCGAATTGCCAAATCATTTTAGGACCGGGAATTGCCATATAAAAAGGTATAACAGCTTCAATTCTTTGAAGAGACACAGTTGTATCTCCCGAAAAACCGTTACCGTATGCAAGATTTCGGAACATAAGTCTTTCTTCATCATGGCTTTCCATAAAAGGAATTAAATTAGGATAAGTAAAACCTCTTTCAGAATAAGTTGCCCAAGAAAAATCGTGATTAGTGTCCCAACCCATGGTACATTGATTAAATTGTTCATTATGTACTCCCCAAAGTAAACATCCGGTATTAGCAAGAACAACTTCTTCATCATTATTTGCAAAATGTTCTAAAATAAAATAAGCATCGGAATTAACAGATTTAACATGGTTGTAATAATCTGTAATAATATCAATTCTTGATTGGTCATATTGACTCCATGCTCCTACATCGCCGGAATAAATTTGTGTAAATCCTTTTGATAAGTCAAAGCGAAAACCGTCAATCTTATATTCTGTCATCCAGTAAGTTAAATTATCTTTTATTAAATTACGTGTGTATATGCTTTCATGATCAAAATCATAACCAATGCTGTAAGGATGAGTAGCTTCTTGATTAAACCAAGGATTATTTACGGCAGGCATTTCATTTTCATCATCCCAATACATTTGCACAAAGGAAGAACCTCCGTACATGTGATTATAAACAACATCAAGTATAACTGCTATTCCTCTTTGATGACATTCATCAATAAAAGTCTTGTAATCATCTTTTGTTCCGTATGCTTTATCAAGTGCAAAATAAAAATTAGGTGCATATCCCCAACTGTCGTTTCCGTCAAATTCATTTACGGGCATTAATTCAACAGCATTCACACCGAGATTTTGAAGATAATCCAAAGTATCAATAACACCTTTTATATCTCGGCTTTCAACAAAATCTCGTATTAATAATTCATAAATAATTAAATTAGATTGCGTTTCATTTATAGCAACAGGTGTAAAATCATTAATAACCCAACTAAATTCATCTTGATCTGTTTCAAGTACGCCTACAATTCCTATTGTTTGATCCCAAGGATAGTCTTTTAAGTTTGGATAAGTCGTTTCCGGAATGTATCTATCATTCCACGGGTCAAGAACTTTATCGCAATACGGATCGGTAAGTTTCAGTTCTCCGTCAATATAATACTGATATGCATATTCAACACCGGAAGTTAAGCCGGTTATTGTTGCCCAAAAATATTGTCCGTCGGGCGTTCTTTTCATATATCCTTCATCACTTGCTGTCCAATTATTAAAATCACCGATTACAAAAGCAAATTCTTTCGCAGCCGGCGGATCATGAAGAACCAAAGTTACTGTATTATCATTAATATAGTTTATGCCCTTATGTACACCTGACGGCAAGTCTTCAATCACAACATCACCTCTGATGAAGAAAAAAGTAGTATCATAAGCATGTGAACTTCCGTCATCAGCATCGGCAATAATTTCATGCATTCCGACATCATAATCTCCGGTATTCAATGCATACATAGTTTCAAGAGCATTATCTTGATGTACTAAAACATCATCTATGTAAACAGAAATTGTTGTTGCATCCATAGCCGCTACACAAACAGGTATTAAACTGTTTAAAGGTACTAAAGGGTCTTTTTTATTCGGACTCAATAATTTTACATGTAAACCTTCATCATAAACATCAATGTAGATATCGCTTCCGTCGGCACTTCTAGCAACATAAAAATTATCAGGCTCTTCCGGAATAATCGGTTCGCCGCTTCTGATTACCATTGCGATTTTATAAATCTCCTCTCCTTCCGGAACATCGTAGTACTCTCTTATATTTGCTGTTGAAAGTTCATATAAATCAGTTCCGATATTAGTAAACATTGTTTCCGGTGTATTTTCACCCCATTCAGTAACAACATATAACCAATCGTTATTCCCGCTGCTTTCAGAAGTTATGACACCTGTATGTGCATAAACATCCCCTTCATAACCGGCAAGTCCTCCGTTTCCGAGTGTTGCATCAAAAGTAATTGTTACCGGACCTTCTTGAAGCGGAAAAACAGGATCAGTTGTTAAAACGCCTGTTTGTCCTTCACATGTTAATTCTTCGCCTACTGTATATGTAAAAAAATCACCGCTGTTTTTATCAAAATTAATTGTAATCAAATCAAAATCTTGCGTTGGTGCATTATCAACAGTTGAAAAAATATAATATTCAATTTCAGTTTCATCAATTTCTGCACTAATAGTTCCGGTACCGGAAATTCCCGTAAAATTTACTGTCAATAAATTTGAACTTGTCCAATTATCTGTTGTATATCTGATATAAAAATATTCATCTGTTGCTTTTTCATGATTTAATTCTACGGTTATTTCAACATCATCAGAAGAAGTCGGCATCATCGGGTTTTGTGAAACAGATGTTATCTCTGCCGGCTCGGAAGAGGTTTGCATAAAAATCGCACGAGTATCTTCATATCCGGTATTTTCAAAATTCATTGTGTACCATTTATCATTTGATAATGTAATATTATTTGGAGATGGTTCAGGAATAGGCGAACCTGTATTATTATCACCATAAATATATGTCTGAATTAAATTTAATGTAACATTAATATCTCCCCATTGATTTAACCAAATATTACTTGTAGGTCCACTTGTAAATTTATATTGATAGCTCCCACTGATAACATCACCTCCACTTGCAGCAACATGGAATTTTGTTTGATAGACAGAACTTAATTCAGTCATCAATTTAACTTTTCCTCCGGATGTTTGAGCTTCTCCGGCAAAAACAAGATTTGTCGGAGGATTAGTCCAAGAATCCCAATCACCGGGCATATTCAAACCTTCGGGAACATAAATTTGTGCTGAACTATATTCTGTCCAAAAAGATGAAAATGTAGTAATTAAGAAAAATATGAGGTAAGTTTTTATCTTTTTCATTTTACATTAGTGTATATAAATAATTATTTTTTGGAATGATGTAAAATTACCCAATAAATATAAATATATAAGGATTTGAAATGATTAATTTTTGCAAACGAATTCGCAAACGTTTGCAAGCATATAAACAAAAAAGCCCGTAAAGAATACAGGCTTTTAAAATAAATGCAGTAAAAACTATTCAACAATTAGTTTTTGAATTAATATTCCTTCAACTGTAGATAATTTAACAATATACATACCTGATGCAAAATCCGATAAATTAATTGAATTTCCATTACCATATAAAACTACTTTCCCGGATATATTCATAACTTCAAAATCAACTTCAGACGATAATGTAAAAACTCCGTTTGAAGGATTAGGATGAATTGTGAAAACCTCACTTGTTACATTAATACCTGAACCACCAATAATAATATGTTGGTCAGGAGTTTTGTTATCTCCTGTTCCGTCATCTGCTTTTACAAGAAATCCAATATCTGTAACACCTGTAGTACCACCATTCAATGTTGTCGGTATAAAAGTGAACGAATAAGTTCCGTCAAGATTATCAGTCATTTGCATAGCAGGATCAGAATCTTCCCAAGTTCCGTTCGGATAAGTTCCGCTTACATCATCCCACATCCAAATGTAAAGGTCACCCGTTGTCCATGTATATGTCAGGCAATCTAATGTAGTAGTTAAAATAATTTGTGCATTTTCATCAGTAACAGTTACAGGATCTGTTACCCAAGTGATATTATCACATTGTTGCGCATATGATACATTAATTAATGTAACAATAACAATCAAAATTGTAAATAATTTTTTCATAATATTTATATTTTTAATTAAACAATATTA contains these protein-coding regions:
- a CDS encoding tetratricopeptide repeat protein, coding for MKIKNIIIVLIIFITNTVFSQNQRIVDSLKIRINNSKHDTSLINSQVKLAYEFKHYNLDTALLYSDLALKKSLQIHYKKGIADAYRLKGIIAVFLNDYPLADSLLNISLERCIEIDDREGIMESYNNLAIMAFFIGENQQALKYYSKAYKIAEKNNFIRQKALYFNNISMVNTNMGYYEKAVENSLRAIKIFNEIKSPRDIARCNLNIACTYIELKEYKKALNYMNTAFDIFIKLNETRGQSICLTNIAEIYYKQKKYDEALQNYNKAVELDKENKDLNGISANYNSIGTVYFLLGQYKTAMEYYEKSLKICEQIGDKNCIADIYYKISQIETKHKKFLIAEKHCINSINIFTEVNELNKKRTSIEQLAVIYRSTGKYRDAYDTYMKASELKDSLFNIEKTQKIAQIEEKFENEKLEKENLTLLYENNLKQSEISQQQKILNIYLVAFIFTVISVIIVLIQYKKKNNAYKYLVKKNLDLLDKEEEVKKIKGQIQTSPFDIDSKISVSDDDKEKIIKKLEKLFDNKKIFIKHDLTLEKLAKRLSTNRFYLSQIINDKYGKKYTEFLTEYRIKEAMSGLSDQNKNRIFSIEAIAKESGFKSVSSFNPVFKKYTGVTPSVFIQTVNNKINI
- a CDS encoding T9SS type A sorting domain-containing protein, with translation MKYILTLFSVLFILSLNAQVVTTDPEFPISSESVIVTFDASLCDCNLIGYTGDLYAHTGVTIEGQGQWQNVIAGWNENIPEAKLNRIGTDLYELEISPSINDYYSVSGGEIVTEMCFVFRSADGSMQSADIFVDVFSGEDISIISPDSTAIYSPGIVNINAVALFANEMTLFVNDIEITTQTGSELDYDYNAVNPGINTVKISATDGTDTIEKETFFFVRGDNVIEDLPSSDLVDGINYIDDNTVTLVLYAPFKEFSFVKGSFDDWDLSLSNQMKQTTDGNRYWVTLTGLTSGVEYIYQYIVDGTIIIADPYADKLSDPWNDSYISNTTYPNLIDYPSDKTSGIASVFQTAQTPYTWADDDFVRPDNEDLIIYELLIRDFVAAHDYQTLIDTISYLKDLGINAVELMPVNEFEGNSSWGYNSSFYFAPDKYYGTKDKLKEFIDICHQNDIAVIMDIVLNHSYGQSPLVQLYFDPNAGSWGQPTPENPWYNETSPNTSYSWGYDFDHESADTKIFVSRVVKYWLNEYKFDGFRFDFTKGFTNTPGEGTAYDASRIAILKDIADTVWAASPKAYVILEHFADNSEENELSDYNMMIWGNVTYSYAQASMGWGSGWDFSWASYQEREWNNPNLVSYMESHDEERMMYRNLNYGNSSGTYNTRDTVTALKRAELAGAFFFTIPGPKMIWQFEELGYDVSIDDPCRVCEKPILWNYYDEENRNDLYKFFSVFINLKKEHETFATDDYELDLDDDLKQINLFHTTMDVVIYGNFDVEEHYGIPNLSSSSTWFDYYTQEEYSSASSFTLAPGEYKILTSVRLDLPDIPGIQTAPVASNVVITGELSVGETLHASYIFTDKDDDPEGESIFQWYTAEAANGAGTELISGAEDTTYTLTSAEVGKYIMFEVTPVAVSETKSQGDAVRSDYTDEVMQSYDNLLIKPSIVEDFITIDKLETYNLIQIFDIQGNIVYELIPESNDKIDLSFLRPGIYIVKSEKAGETEVLKIVKM
- a CDS encoding T9SS type A sorting domain-containing protein; the protein is MKKIKTYLIFFLITTFSSFWTEYSSAQIYVPEGLNMPGDWDSWTNPPTNLVFAGEAQTSGGKVKLMTELSSVYQTKFHVAASGGDVISGSYQYKFTSGPTSNIWLNQWGDINVTLNLIQTYIYGDNNTGSPIPEPSPNNITLSNDKWYTMNFENTGYEDTRAIFMQTSSEPAEITSVSQNPMMPTSSDDVEITVELNHEKATDEYFYIRYTTDNWTSSNLLTVNFTGISGTGTISAEIDETEIEYYIFSTVDNAPTQDFDLITINFDKNSGDFFTYTVGEELTCEGQTGVLTTDPVFPLQEGPVTITFDATLGNGGLAGYEGDVYAHTGVITSESSGNNDWLYVVTEWGENTPETMFTNIGTDLYELSTANIREYYDVPEGEEIYKIAMVIRSGEPIIPEEPDNFYVARSADGSDIYIDVYDEGLHVKLLSPNKKDPLVPLNSLIPVCVAAMDATTISVYIDDVLVHQDNALETMYALNTGDYDVGMHEIIADADDGSSHAYDTTFFFIRGDVVIEDLPSGVHKGINYINDNTVTLVLHDPPAAKEFAFVIGDFNNWTASDEGYMKRTPDGQYFWATITGLTSGVEYAYQYYIDGELKLTDPYCDKVLDPWNDRYIPETTYPNLKDYPWDQTIGIVGVLETDQDEFSWVINDFTPVAINETQSNLIIYELLIRDFVESRDIKGVIDTLDYLQNLGVNAVELMPVNEFDGNDSWGYAPNFYFALDKAYGTKDDYKTFIDECHQRGIAVILDVVYNHMYGGSSFVQMYWDDENEMPAVNNPWFNQEATHPYSIGYDFDHESIYTRNLIKDNLTYWMTEYKIDGFRFDLSKGFTQIYSGDVGAWSQYDQSRIDIITDYYNHVKSVNSDAYFILEHFANNDEEVVLANTGCLLWGVHNEQFNQCTMGWDTNHDFSWATYSERGFTYPNLIPFMESHDEERLMFRNLAYGNGFSGDTTVSLQRIEAVIPFYMAIPGPKMIWQFGETGYDESIELCSDGTYSNDCRTSAKPIHWEYMQDQRRQKLYWTYAGMAKLKTENEAFRNGTFGQDQSGLGKKMWISHASLNVSITGNFAASSFNMTPNFQHTGTWYNYFTGEEINVTDAGGHSIYYEPGDFYVFTDTDLGKPYANLTFNVKNTNNENLNDALVEIHNYSSNYTAGSGNVGFIFGTDIELTYTVSKTGYYSQSATVQMPNQDHIINIILGESNIETVSSEEIFIYPNPAKDKLYFKIKDINNICIFDISGKMIKKVQTKSGQNSINISEIKSGLYILRFDIGEELIYKKVIIKNN
- a CDS encoding T9SS type A sorting domain-containing protein, with the translated sequence MKKLFTILIVIVTLINVSYAQQCDNITWVTDPVTVTDENAQIILTTTLDCLTYTWTTGDLYIWMWDDVSGTYPNGTWEDSDPAMQMTDNLDGTYSFTFIPTTLNGGTTGVTDIGFLVKADDGTGDNKTPDQHIIIGGSGINVTSEVFTIHPNPSNGVFTLSSEVDFEVMNISGKVVLYGNGNSINLSDFASGMYIVKLSTVEGILIQKLIVE